The Bradyrhizobium sp. B097 genome contains the following window.
CGGCGAGCTTCAGGCCGAACGGCATCGGCAGCGCGTGCTGCAGCCAGGTCCGCGCCACGACCGCGGTGTCGCGATGGGCGCGCGCAAGCCCGGCAAAACCCGCGACGGCGCGGTCGAGGTCGGCGAGCAGCGCATCGATGCCGGCGCGCAGCGACAGCATGGTCGCGGTGTCGATGACGTCCTGGCTGGTCGCGCCCCAATGCACATGGCGCGCAGCCTCGGCATCCTTTTTGGCGACGTTGGCGGTCAGGGCCTTGACCAGCGGGATCGCCAGATTGCCGGATCGCGTCGCGGCATCGGCCAGCGCGGCGAGGTCGAATGATTCGGCTTTGCAGGCCGCGGCGATCGGTCCCGCGCTGGCTGCAGGAATCACGCCGCAGGCCACTTCGGCGCGGGCCAGCGCGGCCTCGAAATCCAGCATGTTCTGCAGGGTGGCGGCGTCGTCGCACACCGCGCGCATCGCGGCGCTCGACAGCATCGGCGCAAGCATGGGGGAGAGGGCTGTGCTCATGGCGCGCGACCTAACCACTGTCGCGCGCTCCTGCCAATGGGCCGCCGCTGCCGCCAATTTCGGCAGCGCCGATTGCGCGATTTTGTGAACAGCGGACGCGTCTTGCTGCGGTGCGAATATGCATCGCTCATCCTCCGAAGGTGCCCTTTCCTTTGCGCCCCGGCTGCTTTACTTGGGGGCAAAGGTTCTAGCGATCGAGGAGGTCCCCCCATGGCCATGACGATGACCGGCGAAGTCCAGCTTGCAGCGCCGCGCCAGGCTGTGTGGGACAAGCTCAACGATCCCGAGGTGCTGAAGGCCTGCATTCCCGGCTGCGAAGAGCTGGAGAAGACCGACGAAGGCGGCTTCCGCGCCACCGCCAAGATGAAGGTCGGTCCGGTCTCCGCTCGCTTCAAGGGCAAGGTCACCTTGAGCGATCTCGATCCCCCGAACGGCTACAAGATCTCGGGTGAAGGCGAGGGCGGGGTGGCCGGCTTCGCCAAGGGCGGCGCCACCGTCGGCCTCGCCGACAAGGATGGCGGCACGCTGCTGAGCTACAACGTAGAGGCGCAGATCGGCGGCAAGCTCGCCCAGCTCGGCCAGCGCCTGATCAATGGCGCCGCCAAGAAGCTGGCGGACGAATTCTTTGCAAATTTCGCCAAGGCGGTACAAGGTTAGCCCCGCAGGCGGGCCGGCTCATTCAGGCCCCGCCATGCCTTGCCGTTATGTCCTGGGTGGGTGGCTCGAAAGGTTGCCCATCGCGGGGCGCGCCCATATTATGCCGTCTGGAATGATTTTAAACCGCCTGCTTCGCCGATATGCGGTGGGGCAGATAAGAGAGTGCTGATGGCCAAGATTTCAATGATCGTGAACGGCAACCCCGTTAACGCGAACGTCGACCCCCGTACCCTTCTGGTCCAGTTTCTGCGCGAAAACCTGCGGCTGACAGGTACCCATGTCGGCTGCGACACTTCGCAGTGCGGCGCCTGTGTCGTGCACCTCGACGGCAAGGCGGTGAAGTCGTGCACGACGCTTGCGGTGATGGCCGACGGTCATGAGGTCAAGACCATCGAGGGGCTGGCGGCCGATGGCGCGCCGCTGCATCCGATGCAGGAGGCCTTCCGCGAGCATCACGGCCTGCAATGCGGCTTCTGCACGCCGGGCATGATCATGACCGCCGTCGACCTGGTCCATCGCAAGGGCCACGACCTCTCCGACGAGGTGATCCGCGAGGAGCTGGAAGGCAATCTGTGCCGCTGCACCGGCTACCAGAACATCGTTGCTTCGATCGCCGCTGGAGCCAAGGCGATGGCCAAGTCGGACCTCGCTTAACCAGCCATTCGTCGCGATCTGCGATCAGGACATTCCAATGTACGAATTCAAATATCATCGCCCCGGGACCGTGCGGCAGGCCGCCAACTTGCTGGTGAAGAACGAGGACGCCAAGCTGATCGCCGGCGGTCACACGCTGGTGCCGGTCATGAAGCAGCGGCTCGCGAGCCCGCCGCATCTGGTCGACCTCTCCCATATCGAAGGTCTCGACACGATCGAGATGAAGGGCCGCTCGCTGGTGATCGGCGCCACCGCCAAGCACGCTGAGGTCGCGAACTCCGCGGTCGTGGGCGAGGCGATCCCGGCGCTGGCCGAGCTTGCCGGCATGATCGGCGATCCCGCCGTGCGCCATCGCGGCACCATCGGCGGCTCGCTCGCCAACAACGACCCGACCGCCGACTATCCGGCCGCGGTGCTGGCGCTGGGTGCGACCATCGTCACCAACAAGCGCCGCCTCAAGGCCGAGGAGTATTTCCAGGGCCTGTTCACGACTGCGCTCGAGGCCGACGAGATCATCACCAAGGTGATGTTCCCGCTGCCGAAGAAGGCGGCCTATGTGAAGTTTCGCAACCAGGCCTCGCGTTATGCGTTGGTCGGCGTGTTCGTGGCCAAGCGTCCGTCCGACGTGCGTGTCGCGGTCACCGGTGCGGGCTCCGACGGCGTGTTCCGCGTCACCGCGTTCGAGGAGGCCCTGAAGAAGCGCTTCTCGCACAAGGTGCTCGACGGCATCGCGGTTCCGGCCGACGGGCTGAACAGCGACCTGCACGGCAGTGCCGAATACCGCGCGCATCTGATCGGCGTTCTGACGCGCAGGGCGGTGGAAGCCGCCAACGCAAAGGACTAGATCCAAGGGACTAGATCCGAACCGGATCCCAAGGATTAGATCTAACGCGTGACATTGCTAACCCCTGTTCGAAGACTGGCTGTTCCATGAGTGCATCGGCGTTACCCACTTCCGTCGATGCGCTCGAGGATCTCCTGACGTCGCGCGGCTATCTCGCCGAGCGGTCGCTGGCGACCGTGACCTATCTCGCGCTGCGGATGGGCCGGCCGCTGTTCCTGGAAGGCGAGGCCGGCGTCGGCAAGACCGAGATCGCAAAGGTCCTGTCGGCGGCGCTCGGGCGCAAGCTGATCCGCCTGCAATGCTATGAAGGCCTCGACGTCGCCTCCGCCGTCTATGAGTGGAGCAGCGCGGCGCAGATGATCGCGATCCGGCTCGCGGAAGCCTCCGGCGATACCGATCGCGACCAGCTCGCCAGCGACATCTTCGCCGAGCGCTTCCTGATCAAGCGGCCGCTGCTGCAGGCGCTCGAGCCCGATGTCGCGGGGCCCCCGGTGCTGCTGATCGACGAACTCGACCGCGCCGACGAGGCGTTCGAGGCATATCTCTTGGAAATCCTCAGCGACTTCCAGGTCACCATCCCCGAGCTCGGCACCGTGAAGGCGCCGGCGCCGCCGATCGTCATCATCACCTCGAACCGCACCCGCGAGATCCACGACGCGTTGAAGCGGCGCTGCCTCTATCACTGGGTGGATTACCCCACAGCCGACCGCGAGCTTGCGATCGTCAAGTCGCGGGTGCCGAACATTTCAGCAAAACTGTCGCAGCAGGTGGTCCGCTTCGTGCAGGCGCTGCGCAACCAGGATTTCTACAAGTCGCCGGGCGTCGCCGAGACCATCGACTGGGCCACCGCGCTGTCCGAGCTCGACGCGCGCTCGCTGACGCCGCAGGTGGTCGGCGACACGCTGGGCGCACTCTTGAAGTACCAGGACGACATCGCGCGGATGCAGGGCGATGCGTTGCAGAAGACATTGAAGGAAGCGACGAGCGACTAGCTGGGTCGCGCGCGTTACAACAACGTTCAGTCGCGCGCCGCAACAAAGGTTCGTCATTCCGGGGCGCGCCACTTGGCGCGAGCCCGGAATCCATTGGGCCGCATCGGCGTTGAAAAATGGATTCCGGGCCCGCGCTGCGCGCGTCCCGGAATGACGGGTTGGAGAGAGTGCGCATCTAATGGCCATCAACCACCTCAATCCCCCAACCGGCCACATGGCTGACAACGTGGTCGGCTTTGCCCGCGCGCTGCGGGCGGCCGGGCTCCCGGTCGGGCCGGGCTCGGTGATCGATGCGCTCGACGCGCTGCAGCTGATCGAGGTCGGCCATCGCTCCGACTTCTACGCCACGCTGGAGGCGATCTTCGTCAAGCGCCATGAGCATGCGCTGATCTTCCGCCAGGCCTTCGAGCTGTTCTTCCGCGCCGCCGAGGAGTGGAAGAGCATGCTGGATTCCGTCCCGCTGCCCGACCACGCCAAGAAGAAGCCGCCGCCAGCCTCGCGCCGCGTCCAGGAGGCGATGGCGCAGCCGGCGAAGAGCGAGGAGCGGCCGCAGGCCCAGGAGCAGGAGCTGAAGCTCTCGGTCTCCGACAAAGAGGTGCTGCAGAAAAAGGATTTTGCGCAGATGACCGCGGCCGAGATCGCCGAGGTGACGCGCGAGATCGCCAGGATGCGGCTGCCGCAGGCTGAGCTCGTGACCCGCCGCTACCAGCCGGATGCGCGGGGCTTGCGGCTCGACATGCGCCGCACCGTGCGCAACTCGCTGCGCACCGGCGGTGAGATCATCGATATCAGGAAGCTCGGCCGGATCGAGAAGCCGGCGCCGATCGTGGCGCTGCTCGATATCTCCGGCTCGATGAGCGAGTACACCCGCCTGTTCCTGCACTTCCTCCACGCCATCACCGACTACCGCAAGCGGGTTTCGGTGTTCCTGTTCGGCACCCGCCTGACCAATGTGACGCGTGCGTTACGGGCGCGTGACCCCGACGAGGCGCTGGCGAGCTGCACGTCCTCGGTCGAGGACTGGGCCGGCGGGACGCGGATCGCGACCTCGCTGCACACCTTCAACCAGCTCTGGGCCCGCCGGGTGCTGGGGCAGGGCGCCATCGTCCTCCTTATATCCGATGGACTAGAACGCGAGGCCGATGCCAAACTGGCCTTCGAGATGGACCGATTGCACCGCTCCTGCCGCCGCCTGATCTGGCTCAACCCGCTGCTGCGCTATTCCGGCTTCGAGGCCAAGGCCCAGGGCATCAAAATGATGCTGCCCCACGTTGACGAATTTCGCCCGGTGCATAACTTGACGTCCATCAAGGGCTTGATCGGGGCGCTGTCATCCCCGCCGCCGGCGCACCACCGCAGCCTGATCCGCTCTGTAGCCTAAGAAGCCTGACCCGATAGCAGGAGGCCACCATGCTGAACCGCGACGAAGACATCCTTCAGGCCGCCGAGACCTGGCAGAAACAGGGCCATGGCGTGGCGCTCGCCACCGTGGTCGAGACCTGGGGCTCGGCGCCGCGCCCGGCCGGCTCGAGCCTCGTCATCAATGACGACGGCACGTTCTTAGGCTCGGTCTCCGGCGGCTGCGTCGAGGGCGCGGTCGTCACCGAGGCGCTCGACGTGATCGCGAGCGGCCAGCCCAAAATGCTCGAATTTGGCGTCGCCGACGAGACGGCCTGGAACGTCGGCCTGTCCTGCGGCGGCACCATCCGCGTGTTCGTCGAGAAGGTCGGTTAGTCGTGAAACTCGAGATTTTGAAAGAGCTGAACGCCGAGCGCGCCGCGCGCCGTCCGGTCATCATCGTCACTGACACCGCCAATGGCGAGCAGCGCCTGGTCAAGGCTGCGGACATCGCCGCCGATCCGCTGCGCGCCGAGCTCGCCAAGCAGCTCAGGATGGGTAAGAGCGGCAATGTCGAGGCCGCCGGCAAAAAACTGTTCCTCAACGTCTACGCGCCGACCGCAAAGCTCGTGATCATCGGCGCGGTCCATATCAGCCAGGCCTTGGCGCCGCTGGCGCGCTCGCTCGACTATGACGTGACTGTGGTCGATCCGCGCACGGCGTTTGCAAGCCCGGAGCGTTTCCCCGACGTGCCGCTGGTCGCCGAATGGCCCGACGTCGCGCTGCCGCCGCTCAACGTCGATCACTACACCGCGTTCGTGGCGGTGACGCACGATCCCAAGATCGACGATCCGGCGCTGCTGCACGCCTTCGACCGCGACTGCTTCTATATCGGCGCGCTCGGCTCGCGGAAGACGCATGCCAAGCGGGCCGAGCGGCTGCGCGCGCAGGGCGCCAAGGACAGCGACATCGCGCGCATCCACGCGCCGATCGGGCTGGACATCGGTGCAGTGTCGCCGTCGGAGATCGCGGTCGCGATCATGGCTGAGATCACCGCGCAGCTGCGCTTGCCTCCCAAAGAAAAAGAAGAAGCGGCATGAAGTTCGGTCCCGCCAGTCCGGCCGACGCGATTGGCGGCGTCACCGTGCATACGCTCCGCCAGGGCACGCTGGTGCTCAAGAAGGGCACCACGATCGGCCCTGACGAGGTCGAGGCGCTGACCAAAGCCGGCGTCCAGGACGTCGTCGTGGTGCGTCTGGAGGAGGGCGATGTCTCCGAAGACGTCGCGGCCGCCAGCATCGCACAGGCGGTGGCGGGCGAGGGCGTCAACGTCGAGCGCGCCTTCACCGGTCGCGCCAATCTGTTCGCGGCGCGCCCCGGCGTGCTGGTGGTCGACCGCGCCGCGGTCGATCGCATCAACGGCGTCGACGAGGCCATCACCTTTGCGACCCTCGCGGCCTACAAGCCGGTGGTCGAAGGCGAGATGATCGCGACCGTCAAGCTGATCCCGTTCGGCGTCGAGGGCCGGCTGCGCGACGCCGCCGTTGCGGAGGCCGGCAAGGGTACGCTGCGGATCGCGCCTTACGTGATCCGGAAGGTCGGCGTGGTCTCGACGCTGCTGCCGGGCCTCGCGCCGAAGGTGATCGACAAGACGCTGCGCGTCACCGCCGAACGGCTCGCGCCGGCCGGCGCCACCATCATCGCCGAGCGCCAGGTGCCGCATGACGAGACCGTGCTCGCGGCCTCGATCAAGGAATTGCTCGATCTCGGCGCCGAGCTCGTCATCGTGTTCGGCGCATCCGCGATCGCCGACCGCCGCGACGTCATTCCGGCCGCGATCACCGAGATCGGCGGCGCGATCGAGCATTTCGGCATGCCGGTCGATCCCGGCAATCTGCTCCTGATCGGCAGCGCCGGCGGCGTGCCGGTGCTGGGCGCGCCGGGCTGCGCGCGCTCGCCGGTCGAGAACGGCTTTGACTGGGTGCTGATGCGGCTGCTCGCCGGCATCAAGGTGACGCGATCGGATCTCACCGGCATGGGCGTCGGCGGCCTGTTGATGGAGATCGTGACGCGGCCGCAGCCGCGCACCGTCCCCGACACCGAAGGCAACCGCAGCGTCGCGGCGATCGTGCTCGCCGCCGGCCGTTCGACCCGAATGGGCGGCCCGAACAAGCTGCTCGCCGAGCTCGACGGCAAGAAGCTCGCGCGCATTGTCGCCGAGCAGGCGCTGGCCTCGAAGGCCTCGGAGGTGATCGTCGTCACCGGGCATCAGGCCGACCTGGTCGAGCAGGCGCTTGATGGACTCAAGATCAAGTTCGTCCGCAATCCGGATTTTGCCGGCGGGCTCGCCAGTTCGGTGAAGGCGGGCATCTCGGCGGTCTCCGACAGCGCCGACGGCGCGGTCGTCTGCCTCGGCGACATGCCGCTGATCGATGCGAAGCTGATCGATCGCCTGATCGAAGCCTTTGCACCTGACCGCGGCCACCTGATCGCGATCCCGGTCAGCGAGGGCCGCCGCGGCAATCCGGTGTTGTGGTCGCGGCGTTTCTTCAGGGAATTGATGACGCTCGACGGCGACATCGGTGCCCGTCATCTGATCGCCAAGCATGTCGAGGTGGTCGCCGAGGTCCCAGTCGAAGGCAACAGCGCCTTCCTCGACATCGACACGCCGCAGGCGCTGGAAGCCGCAAGGCGCGGCTAGCTCCATCCGCCGTCGTCCCGGCCAAGCGAAGCGCGAGCCGGGACCCATAACCACAGGATGCACTTGTTGTGCGACGCTGGGGCCCCAGCGAATTCGATCACACAAGGCGGTGGTTATGGGTCCCGGCCTTCGCCGGGACGACGCGTGGTTGGAGTTGCGCCCTTCAACCCGTCATTCACCATCTGGAAACGACCCCTTTGTACAGTCCGCGCCGGGCTTTGGGGGATTTCCGCTTGATCATTTCGACCGCCGCCGCGCAGCGCCGCGCGCTGACGATTCTCGTCCTGACATTGCTGCTCGGTGCCACGCGTTTCTCCGTGGAAACCTTCGTCCCCAAGGCTCATGCGGCCGGCGCGTTCGCGGTCGGCAAATGCGGGGCATATGGCCAGGCCTACGACTATCCGGCGGAGGGCGCAGCGCGCGCCGCGGCGCTGAAGCAGTGCAAGGGCGATTGCACCACGGTCACCATGAAGCGCGCCTGTGCCGCGCTCGCGATCGACATGAAGAATCCTTGCGGCGCCCATGGCTACGCGGTGGCGCCGAAGATTTCCAGTTCGCTCAATGCCGCGACGAAGAAATGCTACGACTATGGCGGCAAGGAATGCGTGATCCGCGCCTGGGCCTGCGACGCCAAGGGATAGGGCTCGTCCATCCGCAAGGTCCGCTTGGCTGGGCAAAGCGCGCCGATGGCCCGGGACCCCGAGCCGCGTTCAGACGGCGCCGTAGAAGTGCCGATATTGCCAGGCGGCGTCGCTTTGTAGTTGAGATTCGGACCACGATTGGTCTTTGAACCGCGTGACCGACATCGGCGATAGATCGACGGGCGGCTTGCCGTCCACGATCCAGGCGGCGAGCGCCTCGCCGACGGTCGGCGAGATCGACAGACCGGCGACGTTGCATCCGCTTGCAAAATAGAAGCCTGTCGCGCCGGCGGCTGGGCCAAGAATATGATGGCCGTCGGCGGTCATCGTCGGAATGCCACCGCGAAATTCCCGCACCTTGGCGGTTTGCAGGAACGGGAGCTGGTCCTTCACCTCATCGGCGGCTGCATGAAGCACGTCGATGTCGAGCGGCATGTCCTTGACGTCGAAGTCAGCCCCAAGCGATTGCATATCGAAGAAGCGCGGCGTTTCCTCGTAGACGCCCCACAGGAAGCCGCCCTGACACGGTCGCGTATACACCGCGGCATCCATGATGCGGATCATCGGCAAATCGGCACGCGCGCCGTCCAAGGGCTCGGTGACGATCAATTGCTGCCGGGTCGGCACCAGCGGCACGCGAATTCGGCTTGCTTCCGCGACCTGCCGCGTCCACGCGCCGGCGGCATCGACAACGACTGGGCTTTCAATGACGCCGCTCGCCGTGGTCACGCCGATCACGTTGCCGCCGATGATATTGACGGCACGCACGTCGGTCTTCGGCAGCAAGGTTGCACCGTGGGCAGCCGCGGCCCTCGCGAAGCCGACGGCCACCTGCGCCGGGTCGAAATAGCGGTCGTCGCCGATCCGCATCGCGGCGACGACACCCGTCGGCTGCAAAAACGGATTGAGGCGGCCCGCCTGCTCCGGCGAGATCAGCTCGACATCGAGGCCCACGCGACGTCCGCGCGCAAAGTCGTCCTCGATCACTTCGGCGTCCTGCGGCCGACGTGCGATCTTCAGGCTGCCCGAATGCACCCAGTCGAGCGGCTGACCGGTTTCTTCCGTGAACGCCTCGATCTTGCGGCATGCGTCCTTGATGAGGCCAATCATCAAGTCGCTCTTGCGCACGCAGCTCACCATGCCTGCAGCGCGGGGCGAGGTTTGCGATCCGATCTCATGCTTGTCGACAAGAGCGACGCTGAGACCTCCACGCTTGCTCAAGTAATAGGCTGTGGCAGCGCCCAATCCGCCCGAACCAATAACAACGACATCGGCCTTGCTGATCATGATGCAATGCCCCGAAATATGCTGATGGTAATCGAACGCCCGAAGCCTACTCCGCTGCGCAGGACCTGACTACGGCTATCCGCCCGGGGTACAGGCCTCAGGCCTAGCGGTTGAGATCGCCGGTCTGCGCATGGGCCTGTGCGCGGTAGGTCAAGGCCTTGGCGAGATCCTTGCTGGCGAACTTGTCTGATCCGATCGCCTGTCGCGAGCCCGGAATGGCAGGTTCAGGTCGGGCAGGGCAGTCCCGGGGTCTCAAAGAGAAACTAAGGTCAGCGCCTGGCGGGCAGATGAGGGATGCACCGTCAGAACTGGTGTTTGTCGCCAACCTGCGGATAGATTTAGTCCCATGCAGTTCGACACCAAGATCGCGGTCGTGATCCGCACCGACCTGGAAGTCTGGCAGAAGCTCAACGTAGCGTCGTTCCTCGCCGGTGGCATCGCAGCTTCCTTTCCCGAATGTATCGGCGAGAATTACGAGGACGGCTCGGGGACCGGATATCTCTCCCTGATCGGCCAGCCGATCCTGATCTACGGCGCCGATCGCGCGCAGTTGTCGCGCGCGCTGGATCGAGCACTGGCGCGCGACGTGCGGCCGGCGCTCTACACCGAGGACATGTTCAAGACCACGCATGACGCCGCCAACCGCGAGGTGGTGAGGGCGGTTGCACGGAGTGACCTCAATCTGGTCGGCCTCGCCATCCGCGCCGAGCGCAAGGTGGTCGACAAAATCCTCGACGGGCTGAAGTTTCACACGTAGCTCCCAGCGCACGCTAGCGCCTCGGCGCGTGAGCGGAGCAGGGCGTCGGTGCACCGGACCCAAGGGTGCAATTGGCACCCGGCTTTCCCTGCGTCCCCACCCACACTGTCATCGCCCGGCCTGTGCGCAATTGCGCACATGGACCGGGCGATCCAGTACGCCGCGGCCTCTCGGCTTAAGCACTGGCGTCGCTGGAATACTGGATCACCGCATGCGCGGGTGATGACACCGAACAATGACGGCGAGAGATGGCGTTCAGGCGCGTCCTCACGACCTGCCGACGGATAGGAACGCTTAGCGTCACCAGACGTTCTATTCGATCGCATTGACAATGACTGACCAGTCAGTCATATTACCGGTATGACAAAGCGCACCAAAGCATCGACCCGCACCCGGCCCGCCAAGCGCCGGACCACGATCCGGGCTGCCGCGGCGAGGATCCCAAAGGTGGCCTCGGCAACATTGCCTGAAGCGAAGCCGGCTGCGAGCCGCGCCGGGAAATCCGCGGAGCGGCGCGCGGCGATCATCGAGGCGGCGATGGACGAGTTCATCGCGCGCGGTTTTGCCGCGACGCGGCTCGACGACGTCGCCAAGCGGGCGGGCGTCGCCAAGGGCACGCTCTATCTCTACTTCAAGGACAAGGAAACGATGTTCGAGGAGCTGATCCGCACCGCGCTGGTGCCGCTGATCGGCCGCCTGACCGCGCTGCCGACGATCACCGGTCCGGTGCGCGACGCGGTGGAGGGGTTTGCCGAGACCTTCATGCGCGAGGTCGTGGCGACCCGGCGCGGCGACATCATCCGCCTGATCGTGTCCGAAGGGCCGCGCTTTCCGGCGATTGCCGATTTCTATTTCCGCGAGGTGGTGTCGAAGGGCCTGACCGGCATGAAGGCGCTGGTGCAGCTCGCGATCACGCGCGGCGAGATCAAGCAGCGCGAGCTCGGGGATTTCCCGCAGCTGGTCGTCGCGCCCGCGATCGTCGCGGTGATCTGGCAGAGCCTGTTTGCCCGGCACGCGCCGCTCGACGGGCTCGCGATGTTCAAGGTTCATCTCGATCTGATCTTCGGCGAACGGAGGAAGACATGACCGCGTCGCGCATGATGAAGCTGATCGCGGTCGTCGCGCTGGCCGCGGCGCTCGCTGGCTGCAAGGAGAAGCGCGACCCCGGCTTCCAGGGCTGGGTCGAGGCCGACATGATCTTCGTCAGCCCCGATGAATCCGGCCGCGTCATCAAGCTCAACGTGCGCGAGGGCGACGAGGTCAAGCCCGGCGACATGCTCTATTCGGTCGACGACGATCTGCAGCGCGCCGATCTCAACCAGAACAACGCGACCCTGGCCAACGCGCAGCAGAGCTACGACCGCGCGGCCTCGCTGCGCGGCACCGGCGCCGGCACCCAGGCTAATCTCGATTCCGCCGTCTCGGCGCTGCGTGTCGCGGAAGCGCGCGTCGTCACCTCGCAGACGCGGCTCGATCGTCGCAAGGGCTTTGCGCCGATCGCGGGCGCGATCCAGCAGATCTATTTCCGCGAGGGCGAGATGGTGCAGGCGCAGCGGCCGGTGCTGTCGATCATGCCGCCCGGCAACATGAAGCTGCGCTTCTTCGTTCCGGAGACCGAGCTGCCGAAGCTCGCGCTCGGCGACGAGGTGAGGGTGACCTGCGACAATTGTGCCGCCGACCTCACCGCCAAGATCTACTTCATCGCTACCACGGCGGAGTACACGCCGCCCGTCATCTACAGCCTCGATGAGCGCAACAAGCTGGTCTACCTGATCCAGGCGCGGCCGAGCCGGCCCGATGTGCTGCGCGTCGGCCAGCCGATCAGCATCTACCTCAATCCGAAAACGCCAATGGCGGAGCGCAGATGAACGGCGGTCCGACCAACGCCCGCTCCAACGCATCGTCCATCGCGATCGATGTGAAGGGACTGACCAAATCGTTCAATGGGCGCGAGGTGGTCCACGACTTGTCGATGCAGGTCAAGCGCGGCTCGATCTACGGCTTCCTCGGGCCCAACGGCAGCGGCAAGACCACGACCATCCGCATCCTGTGCGGCCTGCTGACGCCCGACAGCGGCGAGGGCACCTGCCTCGGCTACGACATCCGGCGCGATGCCGACAAGATCAAGCGCAAGGTCGGCTACATGACGCAGCGCTTCAGCCTCTACCAGGATCTGTCGGTGCGCG
Protein-coding sequences here:
- a CDS encoding carbon monoxide dehydrogenase subunit G, which codes for MAMTMTGEVQLAAPRQAVWDKLNDPEVLKACIPGCEELEKTDEGGFRATAKMKVGPVSARFKGKVTLSDLDPPNGYKISGEGEGGVAGFAKGGATVGLADKDGGTLLSYNVEAQIGGKLAQLGQRLINGAAKKLADEFFANFAKAVQG
- a CDS encoding (2Fe-2S)-binding protein, translated to MAKISMIVNGNPVNANVDPRTLLVQFLRENLRLTGTHVGCDTSQCGACVVHLDGKAVKSCTTLAVMADGHEVKTIEGLAADGAPLHPMQEAFREHHGLQCGFCTPGMIMTAVDLVHRKGHDLSDEVIREELEGNLCRCTGYQNIVASIAAGAKAMAKSDLA
- a CDS encoding xanthine dehydrogenase family protein subunit M — encoded protein: MYEFKYHRPGTVRQAANLLVKNEDAKLIAGGHTLVPVMKQRLASPPHLVDLSHIEGLDTIEMKGRSLVIGATAKHAEVANSAVVGEAIPALAELAGMIGDPAVRHRGTIGGSLANNDPTADYPAAVLALGATIVTNKRRLKAEEYFQGLFTTALEADEIITKVMFPLPKKAAYVKFRNQASRYALVGVFVAKRPSDVRVAVTGAGSDGVFRVTAFEEALKKRFSHKVLDGIAVPADGLNSDLHGSAEYRAHLIGVLTRRAVEAANAKD
- a CDS encoding MoxR family ATPase; this translates as MSASALPTSVDALEDLLTSRGYLAERSLATVTYLALRMGRPLFLEGEAGVGKTEIAKVLSAALGRKLIRLQCYEGLDVASAVYEWSSAAQMIAIRLAEASGDTDRDQLASDIFAERFLIKRPLLQALEPDVAGPPVLLIDELDRADEAFEAYLLEILSDFQVTIPELGTVKAPAPPIVIITSNRTREIHDALKRRCLYHWVDYPTADRELAIVKSRVPNISAKLSQQVVRFVQALRNQDFYKSPGVAETIDWATALSELDARSLTPQVVGDTLGALLKYQDDIARMQGDALQKTLKEATSD
- a CDS encoding VWA domain-containing protein, giving the protein MAINHLNPPTGHMADNVVGFARALRAAGLPVGPGSVIDALDALQLIEVGHRSDFYATLEAIFVKRHEHALIFRQAFELFFRAAEEWKSMLDSVPLPDHAKKKPPPASRRVQEAMAQPAKSEERPQAQEQELKLSVSDKEVLQKKDFAQMTAAEIAEVTREIARMRLPQAELVTRRYQPDARGLRLDMRRTVRNSLRTGGEIIDIRKLGRIEKPAPIVALLDISGSMSEYTRLFLHFLHAITDYRKRVSVFLFGTRLTNVTRALRARDPDEALASCTSSVEDWAGGTRIATSLHTFNQLWARRVLGQGAIVLLISDGLEREADAKLAFEMDRLHRSCRRLIWLNPLLRYSGFEAKAQGIKMMLPHVDEFRPVHNLTSIKGLIGALSSPPPAHHRSLIRSVA
- a CDS encoding XdhC family protein; amino-acid sequence: MLNRDEDILQAAETWQKQGHGVALATVVETWGSAPRPAGSSLVINDDGTFLGSVSGGCVEGAVVTEALDVIASGQPKMLEFGVADETAWNVGLSCGGTIRVFVEKVG
- a CDS encoding XdhC family protein translates to MKLEILKELNAERAARRPVIIVTDTANGEQRLVKAADIAADPLRAELAKQLRMGKSGNVEAAGKKLFLNVYAPTAKLVIIGAVHISQALAPLARSLDYDVTVVDPRTAFASPERFPDVPLVAEWPDVALPPLNVDHYTAFVAVTHDPKIDDPALLHAFDRDCFYIGALGSRKTHAKRAERLRAQGAKDSDIARIHAPIGLDIGAVSPSEIAVAIMAEITAQLRLPPKEKEEAA
- a CDS encoding molybdopterin-binding/glycosyltransferase family 2 protein, encoding MKFGPASPADAIGGVTVHTLRQGTLVLKKGTTIGPDEVEALTKAGVQDVVVVRLEEGDVSEDVAAASIAQAVAGEGVNVERAFTGRANLFAARPGVLVVDRAAVDRINGVDEAITFATLAAYKPVVEGEMIATVKLIPFGVEGRLRDAAVAEAGKGTLRIAPYVIRKVGVVSTLLPGLAPKVIDKTLRVTAERLAPAGATIIAERQVPHDETVLAASIKELLDLGAELVIVFGASAIADRRDVIPAAITEIGGAIEHFGMPVDPGNLLLIGSAGGVPVLGAPGCARSPVENGFDWVLMRLLAGIKVTRSDLTGMGVGGLLMEIVTRPQPRTVPDTEGNRSVAAIVLAAGRSTRMGGPNKLLAELDGKKLARIVAEQALASKASEVIVVTGHQADLVEQALDGLKIKFVRNPDFAGGLASSVKAGISAVSDSADGAVVCLGDMPLIDAKLIDRLIEAFAPDRGHLIAIPVSEGRRGNPVLWSRRFFRELMTLDGDIGARHLIAKHVEVVAEVPVEGNSAFLDIDTPQALEAARRG
- a CDS encoding DUF4189 domain-containing protein — protein: MTLLLGATRFSVETFVPKAHAAGAFAVGKCGAYGQAYDYPAEGAARAAALKQCKGDCTTVTMKRACAALAIDMKNPCGAHGYAVAPKISSSLNAATKKCYDYGGKECVIRAWACDAKG
- a CDS encoding FAD-binding oxidoreductase; this translates as MISKADVVVIGSGGLGAATAYYLSKRGGLSVALVDKHEIGSQTSPRAAGMVSCVRKSDLMIGLIKDACRKIEAFTEETGQPLDWVHSGSLKIARRPQDAEVIEDDFARGRRVGLDVELISPEQAGRLNPFLQPTGVVAAMRIGDDRYFDPAQVAVGFARAAAAHGATLLPKTDVRAVNIIGGNVIGVTTASGVIESPVVVDAAGAWTRQVAEASRIRVPLVPTRQQLIVTEPLDGARADLPMIRIMDAAVYTRPCQGGFLWGVYEETPRFFDMQSLGADFDVKDMPLDIDVLHAAADEVKDQLPFLQTAKVREFRGGIPTMTADGHHILGPAAGATGFYFASGCNVAGLSISPTVGEALAAWIVDGKPPVDLSPMSVTRFKDQSWSESQLQSDAAWQYRHFYGAV
- a CDS encoding DUF2000 family protein codes for the protein MQFDTKIAVVIRTDLEVWQKLNVASFLAGGIAASFPECIGENYEDGSGTGYLSLIGQPILIYGADRAQLSRALDRALARDVRPALYTEDMFKTTHDAANREVVRAVARSDLNLVGLAIRAERKVVDKILDGLKFHT